A stretch of DNA from Nocardioides sp. Arc9.136:
TGGCGCTCGAAGGTACCCGAGGCACCTTCCGGGCACCCGGGTGCACGGCACCGCCGCCCGCTCGGCCACGATGGAGCGGTGACCTCCCTCGCCGACCCGCTCGCGCTCGCCCACGGCCCGGAGTGGGCCAACCGCTTCGCGCTGGCACCGCTGACCAACACCCAGAGCAACGCCGACGGCACGCTGTCCGACGACGAGCACCACTGGCTGGAGGCGCGCGGCCGCGGTGGCTTCGGGCTGGTCATGACGGCGGCGGCGTACGTCGCGCCGGCGGGCCAGGCGTGGGCCGGCCAGCTCGGCATCGCCTCCGACGACCACCTGCCCGGGCTCACCCGGCTCGCCGACGCCCTGCGCACCACCGGCGCCGTCTCCTCGGTCCAACTCCACCACGGCGGCCGGCGCGCGGACCCGGCACTGACCGGCCGGGCCAACCAGTGCCCCTGGGACGAGCCGGCGAAGGGCGCGGTCGCGATGACGACCGACGAGGTGGAGCAGGCCGTGGCCGACTTCGTCGCCGCCGCGGTGCGCGCGGAGCGGGCCGGCTTCGACGGGGTTGAGGTGCACGGCGCGCACGGCTACCTCGTCGGGCAGTTCCTCGACGCCCGACACAACCACCGCACCGACGGGTACGGCGGCTCCTTCGACGACCGGTCCCGCCTCCTGCGCGAGGTGCTCGAGGGCATCCGCGCCGCGACCGGGCCGGACTTCCAGCTCGGGCTGCGGCTCACGCCGGAAGGCAGCGGGATCACCCTCGAGGAGGGGCGCGAGACCGCCCGGCAGGTGATGACCTCGGGGCTGCTGGACTACCTCGACATGTCGCTGTGGGACGTCTTCATGGCCTCCCGGTTCGGCGCCGAGGGGCTGCTGGTCGAGCACTTCGCCGATCTGCCCCGGGGCGGCACGCGGCTCGGCGTCGCCGGCAAGGTGCTCTCCGCGGCCGACGCACGCTGGTGCCTGGAGCGGGGCGCCGACTTCGTCTCGGTCGGCACCGGCGCGATCCTGCACCACGACTTCGCCGCCCGGGCGGCCGCCGACCCGGACTTCCGCGTGCGGGAGCGCCCGGTCACCCGCGACGTGCTGCGCGCGGAGCGGGTCGGCCCGGCGTTCATCGACTACCTCGCGGCCGGCTGGGACGACCTCGTCGCCTGACCCACCGCGCCTCGTGGTGCCCAGCGTGCGCCCGGGCGCGCGCTGGGCACCACGAGGCGGTGGAAGGGGTCAGCCGCGGCGGCGCCCGCGGATCGTCTCAAGCGGCCGGCGCGGCAGCTTGGGCAGCTGGGAGGCACGACCGTGCAGGGCGAGCAGGAGCGTCGCGACCGTCGAGTCCTGCTCGGGCGTGCGGTCGAACGTCGTGAGGTTGAGCGGCGCCTTGAACCGGGTGCGGGTGACCGCCTTGGCGTAGGTGAACTCCCGCAGCCCGTCCGGGCCGTGGATCCGTCCGAAGCCCGAGTCGCCCACCCCTCCGAACGGCAGCGTCGGCACGCCGGCGAACGAGATCACCGAGTTGATCGACGTCATCCCCGTGCGCAGCCGCCGGGCGAGGTCGTCGCCGCGCTTGGCGGTGAAGATGGCCGAGCCCAGGCCGTACTTCCCGGCGTTGGTCAGCTCGACCGCCTCGTCCATGTCGCGCACCCTGCGCACGGTCACCGTCGGCCCGAAGGTCTCCTCGGTGACCGCCTCGCTGTCCTCTGGCACATCGACGAGGACGGTGGGCTGGACGAACCGGTCGCCGACCGCCTCGGCGCCACCCACGACGGCCCGCCCGCCCCGGGCGAGCGCGTCGTCG
This window harbors:
- a CDS encoding NADH:flavin oxidoreductase, coding for MTSLADPLALAHGPEWANRFALAPLTNTQSNADGTLSDDEHHWLEARGRGGFGLVMTAAAYVAPAGQAWAGQLGIASDDHLPGLTRLADALRTTGAVSSVQLHHGGRRADPALTGRANQCPWDEPAKGAVAMTTDEVEQAVADFVAAAVRAERAGFDGVEVHGAHGYLVGQFLDARHNHRTDGYGGSFDDRSRLLREVLEGIRAATGPDFQLGLRLTPEGSGITLEEGRETARQVMTSGLLDYLDMSLWDVFMASRFGAEGLLVEHFADLPRGGTRLGVAGKVLSAADARWCLERGADFVSVGTGAILHHDFAARAAADPDFRVRERPVTRDVLRAERVGPAFIDYLAAGWDDLVA